Proteins encoded in a region of the Streptomyces sp. NBC_00258 genome:
- a CDS encoding carbohydrate ABC transporter permease: MSTLTRPRVATDSPARRPSPRRAGRRGAHKGLLFTLPFLLGFLATYVVPIGYAFSQSLHEKKSTGLGFGPTRVVYTGFSNFASVLGDEAFWASMGRTLLFGTAQITVMLGISLLLALLLDGVAARAVRFFRAALLIPYVVPAVVSTLMWLFLYSPTGSPLLDLTQRAGMDIEFFGGLNTYLSLGNLLTWQGIGFNMILISASLQALPRELYEAARLDGAREWRIAWSVKVPNITGILVLTGMFSLIGRLQLFGEPLIMRQIAPESINTDFTPMMEIYDKAFKVGDYQYAAAESLVLAVVTGILAFVFYRVTNRKMS; encoded by the coding sequence GTGTCCACCCTCACGCGACCGCGTGTCGCGACCGACTCCCCGGCCCGGCGGCCCTCCCCCCGCCGGGCCGGGAGACGGGGAGCCCACAAGGGGCTGCTGTTCACGCTCCCCTTCCTGCTGGGCTTCCTGGCCACCTACGTCGTACCGATCGGCTACGCCTTCAGCCAGAGCCTGCACGAGAAGAAGAGCACCGGCCTCGGCTTCGGCCCGACACGGGTCGTCTACACCGGCTTCTCCAACTTCGCGTCGGTCCTCGGCGACGAGGCGTTCTGGGCAAGCATGGGGCGCACCCTCCTCTTCGGCACGGCACAGATCACGGTCATGCTGGGCATCTCCCTGCTGCTGGCCCTGCTGCTCGACGGAGTCGCCGCCCGGGCGGTGCGCTTCTTCCGTGCGGCGCTCCTCATCCCGTACGTCGTTCCCGCCGTGGTCTCCACCCTGATGTGGCTGTTCCTCTACAGCCCGACGGGCAGCCCGCTGCTCGACCTCACGCAACGCGCCGGCATGGACATCGAGTTCTTCGGCGGCCTCAACACCTACCTCTCGCTGGGTAATCTGCTCACCTGGCAGGGCATCGGCTTCAACATGATCCTGATCTCCGCCTCGCTGCAGGCGCTGCCCCGTGAGCTGTACGAGGCCGCCCGGCTCGACGGGGCCCGTGAGTGGCGGATCGCCTGGTCGGTCAAGGTGCCCAACATCACCGGGATCCTGGTCCTGACCGGCATGTTCTCGCTCATCGGTCGGCTGCAGCTGTTCGGTGAGCCGCTGATCATGCGGCAGATCGCACCGGAGTCCATCAATACCGACTTCACACCGATGATGGAGATCTACGACAAGGCCTTCAAGGTCGGCGACTATCAGTACGCCGCCGCAGAATCCCTGGTCCTGGCCGTGGTCACGGGCATCCTCGCCTTCGTCTTCTACCGCGTCACGAACAGGAAGATGTCATGA
- a CDS encoding hydroxyacid dehydrogenase → MSTPPHLPAALFAMNPVHVPELFPPHVMTRLRELVRIDPALVVRDFTDPTAARALAEAEVLITGWGCPHIGAEVLDAAPRLRTVLHAAGSVRSLVGEAFWERGLAVSSAVQANAVPVAEYTLAAILFAGKDAFGLRERFRAEHVYPATGEYAAIGNLGRRVGLIGASRVGRRVLELLRPFDLSVALYDPYLDDAEATALGAVPLPLDELLRTSDIVSVHAPQIPETHRMLNRERLALIPDGGVLINTSRGALVDPEALTDELVGGRISAVLDVTEPEPLHADSPLYRLPNVFLTPHIAGSLGNELARLGGTVVEELERLAAGLQPAHGVRRSALATSA, encoded by the coding sequence ATGTCCACGCCGCCGCATCTGCCCGCCGCCCTGTTCGCGATGAACCCGGTGCACGTTCCCGAGCTGTTCCCGCCGCACGTGATGACGCGACTGCGGGAGCTGGTGCGGATCGATCCCGCTCTCGTAGTGCGGGACTTCACCGATCCGACGGCGGCCCGGGCGCTGGCGGAGGCCGAGGTGCTGATCACGGGCTGGGGCTGTCCGCATATCGGCGCCGAGGTGCTGGACGCCGCCCCGCGGCTTCGCACTGTCCTGCACGCGGCGGGCAGCGTGCGCAGCCTGGTCGGTGAGGCGTTCTGGGAACGTGGGCTGGCCGTCTCCAGCGCCGTCCAGGCCAACGCCGTCCCGGTCGCCGAGTACACGCTCGCCGCGATCCTGTTCGCCGGCAAGGACGCCTTCGGCTTGCGGGAGCGTTTCCGGGCCGAGCACGTCTACCCGGCCACCGGCGAGTACGCGGCGATCGGCAACCTCGGACGACGGGTCGGGCTCATCGGCGCCTCCCGCGTCGGCCGCCGGGTGCTCGAACTGCTGCGCCCCTTCGACCTCTCGGTCGCCCTGTACGACCCGTACCTGGACGACGCCGAGGCCACGGCGCTCGGCGCCGTACCGCTACCGCTGGACGAGCTGCTGCGTACCAGCGACATCGTCAGCGTGCACGCGCCCCAGATCCCGGAGACACACCGGATGCTCAACCGGGAGCGCCTGGCGCTGATCCCCGACGGCGGCGTACTGATCAACACCTCACGGGGCGCCCTCGTCGACCCCGAGGCCCTCACCGACGAACTGGTCGGCGGCCGCATCAGCGCGGTGCTCGACGTCACCGAACCGGAGCCGCTGCACGCCGACTCCCCGCTGTACCGACTGCCCAACGTCTTCCTCACCCCGCACATCGCCGGCTCGCTCGGAAACGAGCTGGCACGCCTCGGCGGCACCGTCGTGGAGGAACTGGAACGCCTCGCTGCAGGCCTCCAGCCCGCCCACGGGGTCCGCCGCTCCGCGCTCGCCACCAGCGCCTGA
- a CDS encoding ABC transporter substrate-binding protein, whose translation MSEFRKRAAVPVVAAASLSLLLAACSGSGGTDASASPSTKGKATLEFWSWTDGIEAQTKVWNKEHPETQVKFVNAAGETVYQKLRAAVTAGNAPCLSKMDGMNLASFAADGLLTDITKTAGPYKSQYTAAAWNAVSPGGTTFGIPMGSSPLFTAYRADLFDTYGIKEPKTWDDLIAAGKKAQKENKKVKIFNMAGEDPSTLVDLSWQAGAQWYKVDGDHWVIDFTSPEALMAGEVVQQLVDNDLASSASYADPGVFKTWDLGTTIAMTTSTWQLPIYDTNFPKSKGKWQLADAPVFDPAKPQTSSNFDTTAVLKGCKYPDRAAEFASWLSSSKESLTTLTDPASKSGLFPAVADVTPYVDKIIPTGMFNGKSDGEKVITDAASRVGDQWQYGPNYAAMYSEMQKQWGKVMKKELTVKEMLTSLQKWTVDDLNGKGIKAVAGS comes from the coding sequence ATGTCCGAGTTCCGTAAGAGAGCCGCAGTTCCCGTCGTCGCAGCTGCGTCCCTCTCCCTGCTGCTGGCCGCCTGCTCCGGAAGCGGAGGCACCGACGCCTCCGCATCCCCGAGCACCAAGGGCAAGGCCACCCTGGAGTTCTGGAGCTGGACCGACGGCATCGAGGCCCAGACCAAGGTGTGGAACAAGGAGCACCCCGAGACCCAGGTCAAGTTCGTCAACGCGGCGGGCGAGACCGTCTACCAGAAGCTCAGGGCCGCGGTGACCGCAGGCAACGCCCCCTGCCTGTCCAAGATGGACGGTATGAACCTGGCGAGCTTCGCCGCGGACGGCCTGCTCACCGACATCACCAAGACCGCCGGGCCCTACAAGAGCCAGTACACGGCCGCGGCCTGGAACGCGGTCAGCCCCGGCGGTACCACCTTCGGCATCCCCATGGGTTCCTCACCGTTGTTCACCGCCTACCGCGCGGACCTGTTCGACACGTACGGCATCAAGGAGCCGAAGACCTGGGACGACCTAATCGCGGCAGGCAAGAAGGCGCAGAAGGAGAACAAGAAGGTCAAGATCTTCAACATGGCCGGCGAGGACCCGTCCACCCTGGTCGACCTGTCCTGGCAGGCAGGCGCCCAGTGGTACAAGGTGGACGGCGACCACTGGGTCATCGACTTCACCTCCCCTGAGGCCCTCATGGCCGGTGAGGTCGTGCAGCAGCTGGTCGACAACGACCTCGCCTCCAGCGCCTCCTACGCCGACCCGGGAGTCTTCAAGACCTGGGACCTCGGAACAACCATCGCGATGACCACCTCGACCTGGCAGCTGCCGATCTACGACACCAACTTCCCCAAGTCCAAGGGCAAGTGGCAGCTGGCGGATGCACCGGTCTTCGACCCGGCCAAGCCGCAGACCTCCAGCAACTTCGACACCACCGCCGTACTCAAGGGCTGCAAGTACCCGGACCGCGCCGCCGAGTTCGCCTCCTGGTTGTCCAGCAGTAAGGAGTCCCTGACCACGCTCACCGACCCCGCCTCCAAGTCCGGCCTCTTCCCTGCGGTCGCCGACGTCACCCCGTACGTCGACAAGATCATCCCCACCGGGATGTTCAACGGGAAGTCCGACGGCGAGAAGGTGATCACCGACGCAGCCTCGCGGGTCGGTGACCAGTGGCAGTACGGCCCGAACTACGCCGCCATGTACTCCGAGATGCAGAAGCAGTGGGGCAAGGTCATGAAGAAGGAGCTGACGGTCAAGGAGATGCTGACCAGCCTCCAGAAGTGGACCGTCGACGACCTCAACGGCAAGGGCATCAAGGCCGTCGCAGGCAGCTGA
- a CDS encoding carbohydrate ABC transporter permease: MSSATRAVRATKATESAGGGARPSRRAVALTTGLLIVFLLYSLAPTWFLIVSATKNQTDLYSTFGLWFSSNHLGDNLHNIWTYHDGVFVRWVGNSVLYSTLGAAGATLVSLAAGYGLSKFDFRGRGVLFAVIVGASLLPSTLLAFPLYLVFAELGITNTIWSVLIPYFINPFGVYLGKVYADSSVPAELMEAARLDGAGEFRIFASVALRLMRTGGITIFMLDFVNIWNNFFLPLFMLNGERTFPVTLGLYSWLQQAQNARDMNTLVLTGSLLSIVPLAVFMFALQRYWRSGILMGSLK, from the coding sequence ATGAGCAGCGCCACCCGGGCCGTGCGGGCCACCAAGGCGACGGAATCGGCCGGGGGCGGCGCGCGCCCCTCCCGCCGCGCGGTGGCGCTCACCACCGGCCTGCTGATTGTCTTCCTGCTGTACTCGCTCGCCCCGACCTGGTTCCTGATCGTTTCCGCCACCAAGAACCAGACCGACCTCTACTCCACGTTCGGCCTGTGGTTCTCCTCCAACCACCTCGGGGACAACCTGCACAACATCTGGACGTACCACGACGGCGTGTTCGTCCGCTGGGTGGGCAATTCGGTCCTCTACTCCACCCTCGGCGCGGCGGGCGCCACCCTCGTCTCGCTCGCCGCCGGATACGGCCTGTCGAAGTTCGACTTCCGCGGCCGCGGCGTGCTCTTCGCCGTCATCGTCGGCGCCTCCCTGCTGCCGAGCACCCTGCTGGCCTTTCCGCTCTATCTGGTCTTCGCCGAACTCGGCATCACCAACACCATCTGGTCGGTGCTCATCCCGTACTTCATCAACCCGTTCGGGGTCTACCTCGGCAAGGTGTACGCCGACAGCTCCGTGCCCGCGGAACTCATGGAGGCGGCCCGTCTCGACGGCGCGGGCGAGTTCCGGATCTTCGCCTCCGTCGCGCTGCGGCTGATGCGGACCGGCGGCATCACCATCTTCATGCTCGACTTCGTCAACATCTGGAACAACTTCTTCCTCCCTCTGTTCATGCTCAACGGTGAGCGCACCTTCCCTGTGACCCTGGGTCTCTACTCCTGGCTCCAACAGGCCCAGAACGCGCGCGACATGAACACGCTCGTCCTCACCGGTTCCCTGCTGTCGATCGTTCCGCTCGCGGTCTTCATGTTCGCCCTCCAGAGGTACTGGCGCAGCGGAATCCTCATGGGCAGCCTCAAGTGA